Proteins encoded within one genomic window of [Enterobacter] lignolyticus SCF1:
- the gsiA gene encoding glutathione ABC transporter ATP-binding protein GsiA, translating to MPHSHEIDASDVLVVRDLSIRFQQERQAVSAVRHLSFSLKRGETLAIVGESGSGKSVTALALMRLLDNTAADVDCESVLLRRRNREVIELNAQSPSQMRRVRGADIAMVFQEPMTSLNPVFTVGAQIAESVRLHQGLGRDEALKEAKKMLDLVRIPEAETVLSRYPHQLSGGMRQRVMIAMALSCRPAVLIADEPTTALDVTIQAQILQLIDVLQKEMSMGVIFITHDMGVVADIADRVLVMYQGEAVETGSVEQIFSAPQHPYTRDLLAAVPRLGAMRGCDLPRRFPLINAATHAPEREPEQNTVIPGEPVLQVRDLVTRFPLRSGLLNRITREVHAVEKVSFDLWPGETLSLVGESGCGKSTTGRALLRLVDSQSGTIVFNGERIDTLKAGQLQPLRRDIQFIFQDPWASLDPRQTVGYSVMEPLRVHGVMSQEDAQRRVAWLLERVGLLPEHAWRYPHEFSGGQRQRICIARALALNPKVVIADEAVSALDVSIRAQIINLLLDLQREMGMAYLFISHDMAVVERISHRVAVMYRGRIVEMGPRRAVFENPQHPYTRKLMAAVPVADPTHQRPQRVLLSDELPGNIYRRGEEIASVPLQQVSPGHFVAREDAVSALSRL from the coding sequence GTGCCGCACAGTCATGAAATCGATGCCAGCGATGTGCTGGTGGTGCGCGATCTCAGTATCCGCTTTCAGCAGGAGCGGCAGGCCGTGTCCGCGGTCCGTCATCTCTCTTTTTCGCTTAAACGCGGCGAAACGCTGGCGATTGTCGGCGAGTCGGGGTCGGGCAAATCGGTCACCGCGCTGGCGCTGATGCGCCTGCTGGATAACACCGCGGCGGACGTCGACTGCGAGAGCGTGCTGCTGCGGCGGCGCAATCGCGAGGTGATTGAGCTCAACGCGCAGTCGCCTTCGCAAATGCGCCGCGTACGCGGAGCCGATATCGCCATGGTGTTTCAGGAGCCGATGACGTCGCTAAACCCGGTGTTTACCGTCGGCGCGCAGATTGCGGAATCCGTCCGGCTGCACCAGGGGCTCGGGCGGGACGAGGCCCTGAAGGAAGCGAAAAAGATGCTCGACCTGGTGCGTATTCCGGAGGCGGAAACCGTACTTTCCCGCTACCCGCACCAGCTCTCCGGCGGGATGCGCCAGCGGGTGATGATCGCCATGGCGCTCTCGTGCCGCCCGGCGGTGCTGATCGCCGATGAGCCGACCACGGCGCTGGATGTCACCATTCAGGCGCAGATCCTCCAGCTTATCGATGTGCTGCAAAAAGAGATGTCGATGGGGGTGATTTTTATCACCCACGATATGGGCGTGGTGGCGGATATTGCCGATCGCGTGCTGGTGATGTACCAGGGCGAGGCGGTGGAAACCGGCAGCGTGGAGCAGATCTTCAGCGCGCCGCAGCATCCCTATACCCGCGACCTGCTGGCGGCGGTGCCGCGGCTGGGGGCGATGCGGGGCTGCGACCTGCCGCGCCGATTCCCGCTTATCAATGCGGCGACGCACGCGCCCGAGCGCGAGCCGGAGCAGAATACCGTTATCCCCGGCGAGCCTGTCCTGCAGGTGCGCGACCTTGTGACCCGCTTTCCCCTGCGCAGCGGGCTGTTAAACCGCATTACCCGCGAAGTTCATGCGGTGGAGAAGGTGAGCTTCGATCTCTGGCCCGGGGAAACGCTGTCGCTGGTGGGCGAGTCCGGGTGCGGTAAATCCACCACCGGGCGCGCGCTGCTGCGGCTGGTGGACTCGCAGAGCGGCACGATAGTCTTCAACGGCGAGCGCATCGATACGCTGAAAGCCGGACAGCTTCAGCCGCTGCGCCGCGATATTCAGTTTATTTTCCAGGACCCGTGGGCGTCGCTCGACCCGCGCCAGACGGTGGGCTACTCGGTGATGGAGCCGCTGCGGGTGCACGGGGTGATGTCGCAGGAAGATGCCCAGCGGCGGGTGGCGTGGCTGCTGGAGCGCGTCGGCCTGCTGCCGGAGCATGCCTGGCGCTATCCGCACGAGTTTTCCGGTGGCCAGCGTCAGCGGATTTGCATTGCCAGAGCGCTGGCGCTCAACCCGAAGGTGGTGATCGCCGACGAGGCCGTTTCGGCGCTGGACGTGTCGATTCGCGCGCAAATCATCAACCTGCTGCTGGATTTGCAGCGGGAGATGGGCATGGCGTACCTGTTTATTTCCCACGATATGGCGGTGGTCGAACGCATCAGCCATCGCGTGGCGGTGATGTACCGCGGGCGGATCGTGGAGATGGGGCCGCGCCGCGCCGTATTTGAGAACCCGCAGCACCCGTATACCCGCAAACTGATGGCGGCCGTTCCGGTGGCCGACCCGACGCACCAGCGTCCGCAGCGCGTGCTGCTGTCGGACGAGCTGCCCGGAAACATCTATCGGCGGGGGGAAGAGATTGCCAGCGTTCCGCTGCAGCAGGTCAGCCCCGGCCACTTTGTGGCGCGTGAGGATGCCGTCAGCGCGCTGTCGCGCTTATAA
- the iaaA gene encoding beta-aspartyl-peptidase: protein MIKAVIAIHGGAGAISRAMLTPAREQEYVQALFTIVRAGQSMLENGASALDCVTEAVRLLEECPLFNAGIGSVFTADETHELDACVMDGYSLQAGAVAGIQHLRNPVLAARLVLEKSPHVLLIGAGAETFAIRHGMARVDNALFSTDARYAQLLQAREAQQVALDHSGAPLDERSKMGTVGAVALDYAGNLAAATSTGGMTNKLPGRVGDSPIVGAGCYANNASVAVSCTGTGEVFMRTLAAYDLSALMEYGNLSLQEACERVILEKLPALGGSGGAIAIDREGNVALPFNSEGMYRAYAYAGDTPSVGIYRDQE from the coding sequence ATGATAAAAGCGGTGATTGCGATTCATGGGGGGGCTGGCGCCATTAGCCGGGCGATGCTGACGCCCGCGCGCGAACAGGAATATGTGCAGGCGCTGTTTACGATTGTCCGCGCCGGGCAGTCAATGCTGGAAAACGGCGCCAGCGCGCTGGACTGCGTGACCGAAGCGGTGCGGCTGCTGGAGGAGTGTCCGCTGTTCAACGCCGGAATCGGATCCGTTTTTACCGCCGATGAAACCCACGAACTTGACGCCTGCGTGATGGACGGTTACTCCCTGCAGGCGGGCGCGGTGGCCGGGATCCAGCATTTGCGTAACCCGGTGCTGGCGGCGCGGCTGGTGCTGGAAAAGAGCCCGCACGTGCTGCTGATCGGCGCAGGCGCGGAAACGTTCGCCATCCGTCACGGCATGGCGCGCGTCGACAATGCGCTGTTTTCCACGGACGCGCGCTATGCTCAGCTGCTACAGGCCCGCGAGGCGCAGCAGGTGGCGCTCGACCACAGCGGCGCACCGCTCGACGAGCGCAGCAAAATGGGGACCGTCGGCGCGGTGGCGCTGGATTATGCCGGTAATCTGGCCGCCGCGACTTCGACCGGCGGCATGACCAACAAGCTGCCGGGACGGGTGGGCGACAGCCCAATCGTCGGCGCGGGCTGCTATGCCAACAACGCTAGCGTGGCGGTCTCCTGTACCGGCACGGGGGAGGTGTTTATGCGTACGCTGGCGGCGTATGACCTCTCCGCTCTGATGGAGTACGGCAATCTGAGCTTGCAGGAGGCCTGCGAGCGGGTGATTCTGGAAAAACTTCCGGCCCTTGGCGGCAGCGGTGGCGCTATCGCCATCGATCGCGAAGGCAATGTGGCGCTGCCGTTTAACAGCGAAGGTATGTACCGCGCATACGCTTACGCGGGCGACACGCCTTCCGTCGGCATTTACCGGGACCAGGAGTAG
- the moeA gene encoding molybdopterin molybdotransferase MoeA: MDFNAGLMPLETALAEMLARVAPLTDTETLPLAQAFGRVTAREVVSPLDVPGFDNSAMDGYAVRLADAQSDKPLPVAGKAFAGQPFSGEWPAGTCVRIMTGAPVPVGCDAVVMQEETEQSDAGVRFTASVQPGQNIRLRGEDIAADSVVFPRGTRLTVAELPVLASLGIADVEVVRKTRVAVFSTGDELQLPGRPLAAGQIYDTNRLAVHLMLEQLGCEVINLGIIPDSPEQLREAFIRADAQADVVISSGGVSVGEADYTKAILEELGEIAFWKLAIKPGKPFAFGRLRHSWFCGLPGNPVSAALTFYQLVQPLLATLSGNPASGVAPRLRVRAATRLKKSPGRLDFQRGILARNAEGDLSVSTTGHQGSHIFSSFSQGNCFIVLERDRGNVEVGEWVEVEPFNPLFGGL; encoded by the coding sequence ATGGATTTTAATGCCGGACTGATGCCGCTTGAAACGGCGCTCGCGGAGATGCTTGCGCGGGTCGCGCCGCTGACCGATACGGAAACCCTGCCGCTGGCGCAGGCCTTTGGCCGCGTCACGGCCCGGGAGGTCGTTTCGCCGCTGGACGTGCCGGGTTTTGATAACTCGGCGATGGACGGTTACGCGGTACGCCTGGCCGATGCGCAGAGCGATAAGCCGCTGCCGGTCGCCGGTAAAGCCTTCGCCGGACAGCCCTTCTCCGGCGAGTGGCCGGCAGGCACCTGCGTGCGCATCATGACCGGCGCGCCGGTGCCCGTCGGCTGCGACGCCGTCGTGATGCAGGAAGAGACTGAACAGAGCGACGCCGGCGTGCGCTTTACCGCCAGCGTCCAGCCAGGACAAAACATTCGCCTGCGCGGTGAGGATATTGCCGCCGACAGCGTGGTCTTCCCGCGCGGCACCCGCCTGACCGTAGCGGAGCTGCCGGTGCTGGCCTCGCTCGGCATCGCCGACGTCGAGGTGGTACGCAAAACCCGCGTGGCGGTGTTCTCGACCGGCGACGAGCTGCAGCTGCCGGGCAGGCCGCTGGCAGCCGGACAGATTTACGATACCAACCGCCTTGCCGTACACCTGATGCTGGAGCAGCTCGGCTGCGAGGTGATTAATCTCGGCATTATCCCCGACTCCCCGGAACAGCTGCGCGAGGCGTTTATCCGCGCCGATGCGCAGGCCGATGTGGTGATAAGCTCCGGCGGCGTTTCGGTGGGCGAAGCGGATTACACCAAAGCGATTCTGGAAGAGCTGGGGGAAATCGCCTTCTGGAAGCTGGCCATCAAGCCCGGCAAGCCGTTCGCTTTCGGCAGGCTCAGGCACAGCTGGTTCTGCGGCCTGCCGGGCAACCCGGTCTCTGCGGCGCTGACGTTTTATCAGCTGGTGCAGCCGCTGCTGGCGACGCTGAGCGGCAATCCGGCCTCCGGCGTGGCGCCGCGACTGCGGGTGCGCGCCGCCACGCGGCTGAAAAAATCGCCGGGGCGTCTCGACTTCCAGCGCGGCATTCTCGCGCGCAACGCCGAAGGCGACCTGAGCGTCTCGACGACCGGTCATCAGGGCTCGCACATTTTCAGCTCCTTTAGCCAGGGCAACTGCTTTATCGTGCTGGAGCGCGACCGCGGCAACGTTGAAGTGGGCGAATGGGTCGAAGTGGAGCCGTTTAATCCGCTGTTCGGAGGCCTGTGA
- the moeB gene encoding molybdopterin-synthase adenylyltransferase MoeB, which yields MTEALSDQEMLRYNRQIILRGFDFDGQEALKAARVLVVGLGGLGCAAAQYLAAAGVGAMTLLDFDTVSLSNLQRQTLHSEATLGQPKVDSARAALSAINPHVKLTCINALLDDDGLAAEIAAHDLVLDCTDNVQIRNQLNAGCFQHKTPLVSGAAIRMEGQISVFRYADGEPCYRCLSRLFGENALTCVEAGVMAPLVGVIGSLQAMEAIKLLSGYGTPAAGKIVMYDAMTCQFREMKLMRNPNCDICGQ from the coding sequence ATGACGGAGGCGCTGAGCGACCAGGAGATGCTGCGCTACAACCGGCAAATCATCCTGCGGGGGTTTGATTTTGACGGTCAGGAGGCGCTCAAGGCCGCGCGCGTTCTGGTGGTCGGGCTCGGCGGGCTCGGCTGCGCCGCCGCGCAGTATCTGGCGGCGGCGGGCGTCGGCGCCATGACGCTGCTCGACTTCGACACCGTCTCGCTCTCTAACCTGCAGCGCCAGACGCTGCACAGCGAAGCGACCCTCGGCCAGCCGAAAGTCGACTCGGCGCGCGCGGCGCTCAGCGCCATCAACCCGCACGTGAAGCTTACCTGCATCAACGCGCTGTTAGACGACGACGGGCTGGCGGCGGAAATCGCCGCCCACGATCTGGTGCTCGACTGTACCGACAACGTGCAGATCCGCAACCAGCTCAACGCCGGCTGTTTTCAGCACAAGACGCCGCTGGTTTCCGGCGCCGCGATCCGCATGGAGGGTCAGATCAGCGTCTTCCGCTACGCCGACGGCGAGCCGTGCTACCGCTGTCTGAGCCGCCTGTTCGGCGAGAATGCGCTGACCTGCGTCGAAGCGGGCGTGATGGCGCCGCTGGTCGGGGTGATAGGTTCGCTGCAGGCGATGGAAGCTATCAAGCTGCTGAGCGGGTACGGCACCCCGGCGGCGGGAAAAATCGTGATGTATGACGCGATGACCTGTCAGTTCCGGGAGATGAAGCTGATGCGCAATCCAAATTGCGACATCTGCGGCCAATAA
- the fsa gene encoding fructose-6-phosphate aldolase: MELYLDTSDVAAVKTLARVFPLAGVTTNPSIVAAGKKPLDVLLPELHEALGGKGRLFAQVMATTAEGMVEDARKLRAIVSNLVVKVPVTAEGLAAIKMLKAEGIPTLGTAVYGAAQGMLSALAGAEYVAPYVNRVDAQGGDGIQTVMELQQLLTLHAPQSKVLAASFKTPRQALDCLLAGCESITLPLDVAQQFMTSPAVDAAVAKFEQDWLGAFGRTSI, translated from the coding sequence ATGGAACTCTATCTTGATACGTCCGACGTGGCGGCAGTGAAAACATTGGCGCGCGTGTTCCCGCTGGCGGGGGTGACGACCAACCCCAGCATTGTCGCGGCAGGTAAAAAGCCGCTGGATGTCCTGTTGCCGGAGCTTCATGAGGCGCTGGGCGGTAAGGGCCGTCTGTTTGCCCAGGTGATGGCAACGACCGCCGAAGGGATGGTTGAGGACGCGCGTAAGCTGCGGGCTATCGTCAGTAATCTGGTGGTGAAAGTGCCCGTCACCGCAGAAGGGCTGGCGGCAATCAAAATGCTGAAGGCCGAAGGGATCCCGACGCTGGGCACCGCGGTGTACGGCGCGGCGCAGGGCATGCTTTCGGCGCTGGCCGGGGCGGAGTACGTAGCGCCTTACGTTAACCGCGTGGATGCGCAGGGCGGCGATGGTATTCAGACGGTGATGGAGCTGCAGCAACTGCTGACGCTGCATGCGCCGCAGTCGAAGGTGCTGGCCGCGAGCTTCAAGACGCCGCGTCAGGCGCTGGATTGTCTGCTGGCGGGCTGCGAGTCGATCACGCTGCCGCTGGATGTGGCGCAGCAGTTTATGACTTCACCGGCGGTAGATGCGGCGGTCGCGAAGTTTGAGCAGGACTGGCTGGGGGCATTTGGCAGAACGTCGATTTAA
- a CDS encoding glycyl-radical enzyme activating protein — MIFNIQRYSTHDGPGIRTVVFMKGCSLGCRWCQNPESRARTEDVLLDPRLCLDGCSLCQKAAPGVIERALNGVIIHREKLNETHITALRECCPTQALTVCGEEKSVDEIMATVLRDKPFYDRSGGGLTLSGGEPFMNPTLAIALLKASHDAGIHTAVETCLHVPWRYIEPALPYIDLFLADLKHVDPAVFRQWTDGSAKRVLDNLRRIAAAGKPMTIRVPLIQGFNADEASIRAITAFAADELHAQDIHFLPYHTLGMNKYNLLGLPYSAPDKPLNAPELLDAAQRIAREKGLTATLRG, encoded by the coding sequence ATGATCTTCAATATTCAGCGCTACTCCACCCATGACGGCCCCGGTATTCGCACCGTGGTCTTCATGAAAGGCTGCTCGCTGGGCTGCCGCTGGTGCCAGAACCCGGAAAGCCGCGCCCGAACGGAGGATGTGCTCCTCGACCCGCGCCTGTGCCTCGACGGCTGCAGTCTGTGCCAGAAGGCGGCGCCCGGCGTTATCGAGCGCGCGCTGAATGGGGTCATCATCCACCGCGAAAAGCTAAACGAAACGCATATTACCGCGCTCAGAGAGTGCTGCCCAACCCAGGCGTTGACCGTCTGCGGCGAAGAAAAAAGCGTCGATGAAATAATGGCGACCGTGCTGCGCGATAAGCCGTTCTACGATCGCAGCGGCGGCGGTCTGACCCTCTCCGGCGGCGAGCCGTTCATGAACCCCACGCTTGCCATTGCGCTGCTAAAAGCCAGCCACGACGCAGGTATTCATACCGCCGTGGAGACCTGCCTGCACGTGCCGTGGCGCTATATTGAACCGGCGCTACCCTATATCGACCTGTTTCTTGCCGACCTTAAGCACGTCGATCCCGCGGTGTTCCGGCAATGGACGGACGGTTCAGCGAAGCGGGTGCTCGATAACCTCCGGCGCATCGCCGCTGCCGGTAAGCCAATGACCATCCGCGTGCCGCTGATTCAGGGATTTAACGCCGATGAAGCGTCGATCCGCGCCATTACCGCGTTCGCCGCCGATGAACTGCACGCGCAGGATATTCACTTTTTACCGTATCACACGCTGGGCATGAATAAATACAACCTGCTCGGCCTTCCCTATTCCGCCCCTGACAAGCCGCTCAATGCCCCGGAACTGCTGGACGCTGCCCAGCGCATCGCCCGGGAAAAAGGGCTGACCGCGACCTTACGAGGATAA
- a CDS encoding formate C-acetyltransferase/glycerol dehydratase family glycyl radical enzyme, with the protein MTTLILDKLTDRIKAHKNALVHIVKPPVCTERAKHYTDMYQQHMDKPVPVRRALALAHHLAERTIWIKHDELIIGNQASEVRAAPIFPEYTVSWIEKEIDDLADRPGAGFSVSEENKRVLHEVCPWWRGQTVQDRCYGMFTDEQKALLATGIIKAEGNMTSGDAHLAVNFPLLLEKGLDGLREKVAERRSRINLTVLDDLHGEQFLKGIDIVLEAVSLHITRFADLARAMAADEARKARRDELLAMVENCDIIAHEPPKTFWQALQLCYFIQLILQIESNGHSVSFGRMDQYLYPYYRRDVELDQSLDREHAIELLHSCWLKLLEVNKIRSGSHSKASAGSPLYQNVTIGGQRLVDGKPQDAVNPLSYAILESCGRLRSTQPNLSVRYHAGMSNDFLDACVQVIRCGFGMPAFNNDEIVIPEFIKLGVEPQDAYDYAAIGCIETAVGGKWGYRCTGMSFINFARVMLAALEGGRDATSGEIFLPQAKALSAGNFTGFDEVMAAWDTQIRYYTRKSIEIEYVVDTMLEENVHDILCSALVDDCIERAKSIKQGGAKYDWVSGLQVGIANLGNSLAAVKKLVFEQGAIGQQQLAAALADDFDGLTHEQLRQRLINGAPKYGNDDDSVDALLVRAYQTYIDELRQYHNPRYGRGPIGGNYYAGTSSISANVPFGAATMATPDGRKARTPLAEGASPASGTDHLGPTAVIGSVGKLPTSAILGGVLLNQKLNPATLDNDSDRQKLMALLRTFFEVHKGWHIQYNIVSRETLLDAKKHPDQYRDLVVRVAGYSAFFTALSPDAQDDIIARTEHTL; encoded by the coding sequence ATGACCACGCTGATTCTTGATAAACTGACCGACCGCATTAAGGCGCATAAAAACGCGCTGGTGCATATTGTAAAACCGCCGGTGTGCACCGAGCGCGCAAAGCACTATACCGACATGTATCAGCAGCACATGGACAAGCCTGTCCCGGTACGCCGCGCGCTGGCGCTGGCGCATCACCTGGCCGAGCGAACCATCTGGATCAAGCATGACGAGCTCATCATCGGCAACCAGGCAAGCGAAGTGCGCGCCGCGCCCATCTTCCCGGAATACACCGTCAGCTGGATAGAAAAAGAGATTGACGATCTCGCCGATCGCCCGGGCGCCGGTTTCTCCGTCAGTGAGGAAAATAAGCGCGTGCTGCATGAGGTATGCCCATGGTGGCGCGGACAAACCGTACAGGACCGCTGCTACGGCATGTTTACCGACGAGCAAAAGGCGCTGCTGGCGACCGGCATCATCAAAGCCGAAGGCAATATGACCTCCGGCGATGCGCACCTGGCGGTGAACTTCCCGCTGCTGCTGGAGAAAGGGCTCGACGGCCTGCGCGAGAAAGTCGCCGAGCGCCGCTCGCGCATTAACCTGACGGTGCTGGACGATCTGCACGGCGAGCAGTTCCTGAAGGGCATTGATATCGTACTGGAGGCCGTCAGCCTGCACATCACCCGCTTTGCCGACCTCGCCCGCGCGATGGCCGCCGACGAAGCGCGCAAAGCCCGCCGCGATGAGCTGCTGGCGATGGTGGAAAACTGCGACATCATCGCCCACGAGCCGCCGAAAACCTTCTGGCAGGCGCTGCAGCTGTGCTACTTCATCCAGCTGATTCTGCAGATTGAATCCAACGGCCACTCGGTGTCGTTTGGCCGAATGGATCAGTACCTGTATCCGTACTACCGCCGCGACGTCGAGCTCGATCAATCGCTCGATCGCGAACACGCCATCGAGCTGCTGCACAGCTGCTGGCTGAAGCTGCTGGAGGTGAACAAAATTCGCTCCGGCTCGCACTCGAAAGCCTCCGCCGGCAGCCCGCTGTACCAGAACGTCACTATCGGCGGCCAGCGGCTGGTGGACGGCAAGCCGCAGGACGCCGTCAACCCGCTTTCTTACGCTATTCTGGAGTCCTGCGGCCGCCTGCGCTCGACCCAGCCGAACCTGAGCGTGCGCTACCATGCCGGGATGAGCAACGACTTCCTCGACGCCTGCGTGCAGGTGATCCGCTGCGGCTTCGGCATGCCGGCCTTCAACAACGATGAAATCGTCATTCCGGAATTCATCAAGCTGGGCGTTGAGCCGCAGGACGCTTACGACTACGCGGCTATCGGCTGTATCGAAACCGCCGTCGGCGGTAAATGGGGCTATCGCTGCACCGGGATGAGCTTTATCAACTTCGCCCGCGTGATGCTGGCGGCGCTGGAAGGCGGACGCGACGCCACCAGCGGCGAGATTTTCCTGCCGCAGGCGAAAGCGCTGTCGGCGGGCAACTTCACGGGCTTCGACGAGGTGATGGCGGCGTGGGACACGCAGATCCGCTACTACACCCGTAAGTCGATTGAGATTGAATATGTGGTCGACACCATGCTGGAGGAGAACGTGCACGATATTCTCTGCTCGGCGCTGGTCGACGACTGCATCGAGCGGGCGAAGAGCATCAAGCAGGGCGGCGCGAAGTACGACTGGGTTTCCGGCCTGCAGGTCGGGATCGCCAACCTCGGCAACAGCCTCGCGGCGGTAAAAAAACTGGTCTTCGAACAGGGCGCTATCGGCCAGCAGCAGCTGGCGGCGGCGCTGGCCGATGATTTTGACGGCCTGACCCACGAACAGCTGCGCCAGCGCCTGATCAACGGCGCGCCGAAGTACGGCAACGACGATGACAGCGTTGACGCTCTGCTGGTTCGCGCCTATCAGACCTATATCGATGAGCTCAGGCAGTACCACAACCCGCGCTACGGTCGCGGCCCGATTGGCGGCAATTACTACGCCGGGACCTCGTCCATTTCCGCAAACGTGCCGTTTGGCGCCGCCACCATGGCCACGCCGGACGGCCGTAAGGCCAGAACGCCGCTGGCGGAAGGCGCAAGCCCGGCCTCCGGCACCGACCACCTGGGGCCGACGGCGGTTATTGGCTCTGTCGGTAAGCTGCCGACGTCGGCTATCCTCGGCGGCGTGCTGCTCAACCAGAAGCTGAACCCGGCGACGCTGGATAACGACAGCGACCGCCAGAAGCTGATGGCGCTGCTGCGCACCTTCTTTGAGGTGCATAAGGGCTGGCATATCCAGTACAACATCGTCTCGCGCGAAACGCTGCTGGACGCGAAAAAACATCCGGACCAGTATCGCGATCTGGTGGTGCGCGTGGCGGGATACTCGGCCTTCTTCACCGCGCTGTCCCCGGATGCGCAGGACGATATCATCGCCCGTACGGAGCACACGCTGTAG
- a CDS encoding Cof-type HAD-IIB family hydrolase: MTVKVIVTDMDGTFLNDAKQYHRERFLAQFEQLTQRGIEFVVASGNQYYQLISFFPDIRDRISFVAENGALVYMHGQELFHGELTRHESQIVIGELLKDPQLNFVACGLESAYISDRAPEAFVALMAKHYHRLQRVASYGEINDKLFKFSLNLPDSDIPQLIDKLHVSLDGIMKPVTSGFGFVDLIIPGLHKANGISRLLKRWQLSPQQCVAIGDSGNDAEMLRLVKYAFAMGNAGQSIKDIARYQTDDNNHDGALNVIQAVLDNASPFDI; this comes from the coding sequence ATGACCGTTAAAGTTATCGTCACCGACATGGACGGAACTTTTCTTAATGATGCCAAGCAGTACCACCGTGAACGCTTTTTGGCGCAGTTCGAACAGTTAACGCAGCGCGGCATTGAATTCGTCGTCGCCAGCGGCAACCAGTACTACCAGCTTATCTCCTTCTTTCCCGACATCCGCGATCGCATCTCCTTTGTGGCGGAGAACGGCGCGCTGGTGTACATGCACGGGCAGGAGCTGTTCCACGGCGAGCTGACGCGCCATGAATCCCAGATTGTCATCGGCGAACTGCTGAAAGACCCGCAGCTCAACTTCGTGGCCTGCGGTCTGGAAAGCGCGTACATCAGCGACCGCGCGCCGGAAGCGTTCGTGGCGCTGATGGCAAAGCACTACCACCGCCTGCAGCGCGTCGCCAGCTACGGCGAGATTAACGACAAGCTGTTTAAATTCTCGCTGAACCTGCCGGACAGCGATATTCCGCAGCTTATCGATAAACTCCACGTCTCGCTCGACGGCATTATGAAGCCGGTGACCAGCGGTTTCGGCTTCGTCGACCTGATTATCCCCGGCCTGCATAAGGCCAACGGCATCAGCCGCCTGCTCAAGCGCTGGCAGCTGTCGCCGCAGCAGTGCGTGGCGATTGGCGACAGCGGCAACGACGCGGAGATGCTCAGGCTGGTGAAATACGCGTTCGCCATGGGCAACGCGGGGCAAAGCATTAAGGATATCGCCCGCTACCAGACCGATGACAACAACCACGACGGCGCGCTGAACGTCATTCAGGCCGTACTGGATAACGCCTCTCCGTTCGACATCTGA